Proteins encoded by one window of Arachis hypogaea cultivar Tifrunner chromosome 1, arahy.Tifrunner.gnm2.J5K5, whole genome shotgun sequence:
- the LOC112697382 gene encoding plant intracellular Ras-group-related LRR protein 6-like, giving the protein MLYVQQQPMIKKAERSGGSSSSWSRGIEEERLEIVDLSGMSLDSLPNPSLNLAIICKLDLSNNNLQNIPESLTARLVNLVVLDVHSNQLRRLPNSIGCLCKLKVLNVAGNMIQYLPKTIDNCKSLEELNANFNKLIQLPENIGLELRKLKKLSVNSNKLLFLPRSTSNLTSLKLLDARLNCLRSLPEDLEKLVSLETLNISQNFHFLRSLPCSLGLIFSLVELDISYNRITSLPPSIACLNKLQKLCVDGNPLMSPPLEVVEQGLYAVKGYLYQKMNSPSSSSSESPSTKKKSWVGKLVKYKTFSNGGETKRSSSHEEREAFVMPDYKPIDTLASPRYMGIFSPRRLFSPRNYFTNYS; this is encoded by the exons ATGTTGTACGTGCAACAGCAGCCGATGATTAAGAAGGCGGAGAGGAGCGGCGGCAGCAGCAGCAGCTGGAGCAGAGGCATAGAGGAAGAGAGGCTTGAGATTGTGGACCTCAGTGGCATGTCTTTGGACTCCCTTCCCAACCCTTCTCTTAACTTGGCCATCATTTGCAAGTTGGACCTCTCTAACAACAATCTACAG AATATTCCGGAGTCGTTGACAGCAAGATTGGTGAATTTGGTGGTGCTGGATGTGCACTCGAACCAGCTTAGAAGGCTGCCAAACTCCATTGGCTGCCTGTGTAAACTGAAGGTCTTGAATGTGGCTGGAAACATGATCCAATACCTTCCAAAAACCATTGACAATTGCAAATCATTGGAGGAACTAAACGCCAACTTCAACAAACTGATACAGCTTCCAGAAAATATTGGTTTGGAACTCAGAAAGCTGAAGAAGTTATCAGTAAACTCCAATAAACTACTCTTCCTTCCACGCTCCACCTCAAACCTCACCTCTCTCAAGCTCCTGGACGCCCGCCTCAACTGCCTCCGCTCTCTCCCCGAAGACCTCGAAAAACTCGTCAGCCTTGAAACCCTCAACATCAGCCAGAACTTTCACTTCCTCCGTTCTCTCCCTTGCTCCCTCGGTCTTATCTTCTCCCTCGTCGAACTCGACATCAGCTACAACAGAATCACCTCCTTGCCTCCTTCCATTGCCTGTCTCAACAAGCTCCAGAAGCTTTGTGTCGATGGTAATCCGCTCATGTCGCCGCCACTAGAAGTGGTGGAACAAGGCTTATATGCCGTGAAGGGGTACCTCTATCAGAAGATGAACTctccgtcgtcgtcgtcgtcggaGAGCCCATCAACGAAGAAGAAGTCATGGGTTGGAAAGTTGGTGAAGTACAAAACGTTCAGTAATGGAGGAGAAACGAAGAGGAGCAGCAGCCATGAAGAACGCGAAGCTTTCGTAATGCCGGATTATAAGCCCATTGATACTCTTGCTTCTCCGCGTTACATGGGAATCTTCTCACCTCGCCGCCTCTTCTCGCCTCGTAATTACTTCACCAACTACTCATGA
- the LOC112697419 gene encoding choline monooxygenase, chloroplastic — MHVQMAVTMQLTPFIPKLRRLRSSHNLNFHNKTAATSIIACCSARNSSEAEVLVSEFNPKIPIEEAVTPPTSWYTDPSFFQLELHRIFYRGWQAVGSTEQIKDPNSFFTGRLGDVEFVVCRDESGKLQAFHNVCRHHASLLASGSGHKSCFVCPYHGWTYGLSGALLKATRISGMRNFNVKDFGLIPIKVSTWGPFILLNLEKESLPLMEIDSTYVAKEWLGSCSEILSANGIDSSLNYVCRREYTIDCNWKVFCDNYLDGGYHVPYAHKGLASGLKFDSYSTTIFERVSIQSCEGSSGESKDNYDRLGRKAIYAFIYPNFMINRYGPWMDTNLVLPLGPNKCQVVFDYYLEHSLKHDKDFIELSLQDSEKVQIEDIVLCEGVQKGLQSPAYYVGRYAPKVEQAMHHFHCLLYENLKK; from the exons ATGCATGTGCAAATGGCGGTGACCATGCAACTCACCCCCTTTATCCCTAAACTCCGACGACTACGAAGTTCTCACAACCTTAATTTTCACAACAAAACAGCTGCAACATCGATCATCGCTTGTTGCTCTGCTCGCAATTCTTCAGAAGCAGAGGTTTTAGTGTCAGAGTTCAATCCTAAGATTCCCATTGAAGAAGCTGTGACACCCCCAACATCATGGTACACTGACCCTTCTTTCTTCCAACTTGAGCTCCATCGCATCTTCTACCGAGGCTGGCAAGCTGTCG GATCAACAGAGCAGATAAAGGATCCCAATAGCTTTTTCACTGGAag ACTAGGAGATGTGGAATTTGTGGTCTGTCGAGATGAGAGTGGGAAGCTTCAAGCCTTTCACAATGTGTGTCGACATCATGCCTCTCTTCTTGCTTCTGGAAGTGGACACAAGTCCTGCTTTGTCTGCCCATACCAT GGATGGACGTATGGGCTAAGTGGGGCACTTCTTAAGGCAACTAGGATATCAGGAATGCGGAACTTCAATGTAAAG GATTTTGGGCTTATACCAATTAAAGTATCTACCTGGGGACCTTTCATTCTTCTCAATCTCGAAAAAGAGAGTCTTCCTCTGATGGAAATTGATAGTACTTATGTAGCAAAAGAATGGCTTGGTAGCTGTTCAGAAATATTGAGTGCCAACGGAATTGATTCTTCGTTAAATTATGTTTGTAGACGTGAATACACCATTGATTGCAATTGGAAG GTATTCTGCGATAACTACTTGGATGGTGGCTATCATGTTCCTTATGCACATAAAGGCTTAGCATCCGGTCTTAAGTTTGATTCTTATTCTACCACA ATATTTGAAAGAGTTAGCATCCAAAGTTGTGAAGGCAGCTCAGGGGAAAGCAAAGACAATTACGACCGACTTGGAAGAAAAGCTATATATGCTTTCATTTACCCAAACTTCATGATTAATAG GTATGGACCTTGGATGGACACCAATCTTGTACTTCCACTAGGACCCAACAAATGTCAAGTGGTATTTGATTACTATCTTGAACACTCTCTAAAG CATGACAAGGATTTCATAGAGTTAAGTTTACAAGACAGTGAGAAAGTGCAG ATAGAAGATATTGTGCTGTGTGAAGGTGTTCAGAAGGGTCTCCAATCCCCGGCATATTATGTGGGTAGGTATGCCCCTAAAGTTGAGCAGGCCATGCACCATTTTCATTGTCTGCTTtatgaaaacctaaaaaaataa